In Notamacropus eugenii isolate mMacEug1 chromosome 1, mMacEug1.pri_v2, whole genome shotgun sequence, one genomic interval encodes:
- the LOC140532658 gene encoding laminin subunit beta-2-like isoform X5 has protein sequence MGVVPGEFTDTLLTTALAFSLGFPLHLAAKSVTSFVISVTQTLNHQARVIFKVLDPAIPVEDPYSPEIQELLRVTNLRVNFSKLHTLGDGPLGGWGHHRGPHYYYALYELVVRGSCLCHGHASECAPAPGAPPSVDGMVHGLCVCQHWTAGPHCERCQDLHHDQPWRPAEPGNPHACQECECHHHARSCHFDVAVFVASGNVSGGVCDACQHHTAGRHCEICRPFYHRDPREDPRSPYTCKPCDCDPSGTLDGGLCDTHTDEVRGLLSGQCRCKAHVWGPRCDTCRPGYYGLSPALPEGCLSCRCDPRGTVPGDTPCDSNSGDCYCKRFVTGQNCDQCLPEFWGLSSDFTGCRPCDCDFGGAYSNRCSSGEGLCPCRPHLQGRDCLELQSGYFCAALDQAIAEAELGQRLKPSDPRLPGTPLPGAPRNCLPTTRPMLKRLRPRLRRQRSTPCPPYITRRGHHSHQPSKVKSRWESPGDERRLSRAAVGPRPWGRGPHASSWTGPGFARVEDRAGLMFQAPPVPRAMEYDIVLRYEAQAPEDWEALVSVRAYSLPSSTRCANVLPSEQLYHVALPSRHRAVVLSRPFCFEPGTRYTVTLRLQRGASARNLPMGTILLDSLVLLPRVEELPGLRRGDPGASGRWREFSHAQCLEAARTPLLGPPSESCARLVCSISALLYGGGLACECDPQGSLSSECARVGGQCPCRPYVIGQRCDRCEPQTYGFGPAGCSECRCSPEGSTSLACDPSSGQCPCQPGITGQRCDQCLPGQWGFPQCQPCECNGHAEQCHPHTGVCQACRDATTGRHCERCQDGYYGDPVLGSGQQCRPCPCPGFPGSGSYHGTSCQADGGSERILCLCAPGYAGPRCDRCSAGYFGRPWPEGVVGGAPCRPCQCNNNIDPSDPMACDPLSGHCQRCLHHTHGPHCSHCQPGYYGNALRPRGCRRCSCDLQGTVPAQCLPESGICFCDRLSGHCPCRLHVLGRLCDRCAPQFWNLGGLRGCEPCACHIQHSLQLTCHPVTGQCSCREGFGGRTCSQCQEGYWGDPEKECRACACDPQGSVSLRCHPRTGACSCLDGISGPQCKACARGSQGSFPHCRPCPTCFFQWDGQLDTLQQQLATLAQGRDALSEAATDQGRGGQLLALEAALGQVQGVLVSTQSLMGPLQQLMKQRDGLRREVSVLGRALRAVERNVGVSGPWAGAQHSRLGQLTQEVEHLNHLTTQLKEAPGGAQDAASLVSRAVLISQEAEFGVTTALMDTESALSQSHNVRSRTEGLLQEMKPPFRTVAWGEQLQGLVNASWALSPSLAQLKVCGEPWVAGRACAHFPCGPASCSGALPTSLWALGTAHNTSHALSATGTRLGRLHRRLQRVGTTAGDAHSQAEETLSRAQATWRGAGTGPILATIQRIRAFLTNEGADPESVELVAQRVLKIPLPQGGQRAVEQLLEEIQDALQLPDSMDWALPSAQGLLQQAHWVRKHADRTQDNVAKTQRALAEAQNNVGRAERELRKTKHALRGLEVQTQEMALGLVQATRDLNVGATLDQLLGTADALQAQVSENKLQLREAQGQAEQASDIAANLGKELQTAKLQFSELQSGINGLGNEVNGARDRLQQIQAEAKELLKKANRSWSRLEGLEKRFARNEQALGEKAAELRVLENRALGLLEQLRQEASAHATC, from the exons ATGGGGGTCGTTCCTGGCGAGTTTACCGATACTTTGCTCACAACTGCTCTGGCCTTTTCCCTGGGATTCCCCTTACACCTGGCCGCAAAGTCAGTGACCTCGTTTGTGATCAGCGTTACTCAAACATTGAACCATCAAGCCAGG GTAATTTTCAAAGTTCTAGACCCAGCCATCCCTGTGGAGGATCCTTATAGTCCAGAGATCCAAG AGCTGCTTCGAGTTACCAACCTGAGGGTGAATTTCTCCAAACTCCACACGTTGGGAGATGGGCCCCTGGGGGGCTGGGGCCATCACCGTGGGCCTCACTACTACTATGCCTTGTATGAGCTTGTGGTCCGAGGAAGTTGTCTTTGCCATGGACATGCCTCTGAGTGCGCGCCTGCTCCTGGTGCCCCACCTAGTGTGGATGGCATG GTCCATGGGCTTTGTGTGTGTCAGCACTGGACAGCTGGACCCCACTGTGAGCGCTGCCAGGACCTGCACCATGACCAGCCCTGGCGCCCAGCCGAGCCTGGGAATCCTCACGCCTGCCAAG AGTGTGAATGCCACCACCATGCCAGGAGTTGCCACTTTGATGTGGCTGTTTTTGTGGCCTCGGGCAATGTGAGTGGAGGCGTGTGTGATGCATGTCAGCATCATACGGCTGGAAGGCACTGTGAGATCTGCCGACCCTTCTACCACCGGGACCCCCGTGAAGATCCCCGCTCTCCATATACGTGTAAAC ctTGTGACTGTGATCCTTCAGGCACCCTGGATGGGGGTCTCTGTGACACACATACAGATGAAGTCCGGGGGCTCCTCTCTGGACAGTGTCGTTGCAAGGCACATGTGTGGGGCCCGCGCTGTGATACCTGTCGTCCTGGTTACTATGGTCTGAGTCCAGCATTACCTGAAGGTTGTTTGT CCTGCAGGTGTGATCCAAGGGGCACAGTCCCAGGTGACACCCCCTGTGACTCCAACAGTGGTGACTGCTACTGCAAACGTTTTGTCACTGGCCAGAACTGTGACCAGTGCCTG CCAGAATTCTGGGGACTGAGCAGTGACTTCACTGGCTGTCGGCCTTGTGACTGTGATTTTGGTGGAGCCTACAGCAACAG GTGCTCATCAGGGGAGGGGCTTTGTCCTTGTCGCCCCCACCTACAAGGCCGAGACTGCCTTGAGCTCCAGTCTGGTTACTTCTGTGCAGCCCTGGACCAGGCCATAGCTGAGGCGGAGCTTGGACAGAGGCTCAAGCCCTCTGACCCCCGGCTACCT GGAACCCCTCTACCTGGTGCTCCCCGCAACTGCCTGCCAACCACAAGACCTATGCTGAAGAGGCTTAGACCCCGGCTCCGGCGCCAGCGTAGCACCCCCTGCCCTCCCTACATTACTCGCCGTGGACATCACAGTCACCAACCATCCAAGGTGAAGAGTCGATGGGAAAGCCCTGGGGATGAAAGAAGGCTCTCCAGG GCTGCTGTGGGGCCCCGGCCTTGGGGCAGGGGCCCTCATGCCTCCTCCTGGACAGGCCCTGGGTTTGCCAGGGTGGAGGACAGGGCTGGCCTCATGTTCCAGGCCCCTCCAGTGCCACGAGCCATGGAATATGACATTGTGCTGCGTTATGAAGCTCAG GCCCCTGAGGACTGGGAGGCCCTTGTCAGTGTCCGTGCCTACTCCCTGCCCAGCAGCACTCGTTGTGCCAATGTGTTGCCCTCAGAGCAACTCTATCACGTGGCCCTACCCTCCAGGCACAG AGCCGTGGTTCTGTCTAGACCCTTCTGCTTTGAACCTGGAACCAGATACACGGTGACCTTGAGACTGCAGCGAGGGGCAAGTGCACGGAACCTCCCCATGGGAACCATCCTGCTAGACTCA CTGGTGCTTCTGCCTCGAGTGGAGGAGCTTCCAGGCCTAAGAAGGGGGGACCCTGGGGCATCAGGGCGTTGGAGAGAATTCAGTCATGCTCAGTGTCTTGAAGCTGCAAGAACACCTCTCCTGGGTCCCCCTTCAGAATCCTGTGCCCGTTTGGTCTGTAGCATCTCTGCTCTCCTCTATGGTGGTGGCCTGG CCTGTGAGTGTGACCCACAGGGCTCTCTGAGCTCTGAGTGTGCCCGTGTGGGTGGCCAGTGCCCATGTCGACCCTACGTCATTGGTCAGCGGTGTGACCGGTGTGAGCCCCAGACATATGGCTTTGGCCCAGCAGGCTGCAGTG AGTGTCGCTGCTCCCCTGAGGGGTCCACCAGTTTGGCCTGTGATCCTTCCAGTGGACAGTGTCCATGCCAGCCAGGCATCACAGGACAAAGGTGTGACCAGTGCCTGCCTGGTCAATGGGGTTTCCCTCAGTGCCAGCCCTGTGAATGTAATGGTCATGCAGAGCAGTGCCACCCACACACAGGTGTGTGCCAGGCCTGCAGAGATGCCACCACTGGGCGTCACTGTGAAAG GTGCCAGGATGGTTATTACGGAGACCCTGTCCTGGGCTCAGGACAGCAGTGCCGGCCTTGTCCCTgccctgggttcccaggctctgGTAGTTACCATGGGACCTCGTGTCAGGCAGATGGTGGGAGTGAACGAATCCTGTGTCTCTGTGCCCCTGGTTATGCAG GTCCTCGCTGTGACCGATGCTCTGCTGGCTACTTTGGGCGGCCCTGGCCAGAGGGAGTAGTGGGGGGAGCACCATGCCGACCCTGCCAGTGCAACAACAACATTGACCCTAGTGATCCCATGGCCTGTGACCCTCTCAGTGGTCACTGCCAGCGCTGTCTACACCACACCCATGGGCCACACTGTTCACACTGCCAGCCTGGCTACTACGGCAATGCCCTCCGGCCACGAGGCTGCCGGC GTTGCAGCTGTGACCTACAAGGCACAGTACCTGCCCAGTGCCTGCCTGAAAGTGGCATCTGCTTTTGTGATAGGCTCAGTGGGCACTGCCCCTGCCGCCTACATGTCCTAGGGCGGCTCTGTGACCGCTGCGCCCCCCAGTTCTGGAACCTGGGAGGGCTTCGGGGCTGTGAGCCGTGTGCTTGTCATATTCAGCACTCACTGCAGCTAACCTGTCATCCG GTCACTGGTCAGTGCTCATGCCGGGAAGGATTTGGGGGACGTACCTGCTCTCAGTGCCAAGAAGGGTACTGGGGGGACCCAGAGAAGGAATGCAGAG CCTGTGCCTGTGACCCTCAAGGCTCAGTCTCTCTGCGTTGCCACCCTAGGACAGGGGCCTGCTCGTGTCTCGATGGCATCTCAGGCCCTCAGTGCAAGGCTTGTGCCCGGGGTTCCCAGGGCAGTTTCCCCCACTGCCGTCCCTGCCCAACCTGCTTCTTTCAATGGGATGGACAACTGGATACCCTCCAGCAGCAGCTGGCCACGTTGGCTCAGGGGAGGGATGCCCTGAGTGAGGCAGCTACTGACCAGGGCCGTGGAGGGCAGCTGCTGGCCCTGGAGGCAGCCTTGGGGCAGGTCCAGGGAGTCCTGGTGTCCACCCAGTCCCTGATGGGGCCCTTGCAGCAACTCATGAAACAGCGGGATGGACTCAG GAGGGAGGTGTCAGTGCTGGGCCGGGCACTTCGTGCAGTGGAGCGGAATGTGGGTGTGAGTGGTCCCTGGGCTGGAGCTCAACACTCCCGCCTAGGCCAGCTGACACAAGAAGTGGAACATCTCAACCACTTGACCACCCAACTCAAGGAGGCCCCAGGAGGAGCCCAGG ATGCTGCTTCCCTGGTCTCCAGGGCTGTTCTGATCTCCCAGGAGGCTGAGTTTGGAGTCACAACTGCCTTGATGGACACAGAGAGTGCCCTGAGCCAATCCCACAATGTCCGAAGCAGAACAGAGGGGCTGCTGCAAGAAATGAAGCCTCCCTTCAGGACAGTCGCCTGGGGGGAGCAGCTCCAGGGACTTGTGAATGCCTCCTGGGCCTTGAGCCCCAGCCTGGCCCAGCTCAAG GTCTGTGGGGAGCCATGGGTTGCAGGGAGGGCCTGTGCTCACTTCCCCTGTGGGCCAGCCTCTTGTTCTGGAGCACTGCCCACTTCCCTGTGGGCACTGGGGACTGCTCACAACACATCCCATGCTTTGAGTGCTACAGGGACCAGACTGGGGAGGCTTCATCGACGG TTGCAACGGGTTGGGACCACGGCAGGGGATGCCCACTCACAGGCTGAGGAGACACTGAGCCGAGCTCAAGCTACATGGCGTGGGGCTGGCACTGGTCCCATCTTGGCCACCATCCAGAGGATCCGGGCCTTCCTTACAA ATGAAGGAGCAGACCCTGAGAGTGTGGAGCTGGTGGCCCAGAGGGTTCTGAAAATCCCTCTGCCCCAAGGGGGCCAGAGAGCAGTGGAACAGCTGCTGGAGGAGATCCAAGATGCCCTCCAGCTCCCAGACAGTATGGACTGGGCTCTGCCTTCAGCCCAGGGCCTCCTTCAGCAAGCACACTGGGTCAG GAAGCATGCAGACAGAACTCAGGACAATGTTGCGAAGACCCAGCGAGCCCTCGCTGAGGCCCAGAACAATGTAGGGAGAGCTGAGAGAGAGCTTCGGAAAACAAAGCATGCATTGAGGGGCCTAGAGGTTCAGACACAGGAG ATGGCATTAGGGCTGGTTCAGGCCACTCGTGATCTGAATGTGGGTGCCACCCTGGACCAGCTCCTGGGGACAGCAGATGCTCTGCAGGCCCAGGTGTCAGAAAATAAGCTACAGCTGAGGGAGGCCCAGGGACAAGCAGAACAGGCATCGGACATAGCTGCAAACTTGGGCAAG GAGCTGCAGACTGCCAAGCTACAGTTCTCAGAGCTGCAGTCAGGGATCAATGGCCTTGGGAATGAGGTGAATGGGGCCAGAGATCGTTTGCAGCAAATTCAGGCAGAAGCCAAAGAGCTGCTGAAGAAAGCAAACAGGAGCTGGAGCCGTCTGGAGG GGCTGGAGAAACGCTTTGCCCGGAATGAACAGGCACTTGGAGAGAAGGCGGCTGAGCTTCGGGTCCTGGAGAACAGAGCCTTGGGGCTGCTGGAGCAGCTGAGGCAGGAAGCCAGTGCCCATGCCACCTGCTGA